The genomic segment GAGGTCCTGATCAACAGATCGGGATCGGGCATATGCGCTGTGTAGAGATGGCGATGGATGTCCTCTTCGGTGATGTGGCTGGGCGCGATGTGCTTGTGCTTCATCTCCGCCACAAGGCCGCGAATCGCGTCCACCATCTCTGACCTGCCGCCGTAGTTCAACGCCAGCGTGAGCGTAGTGCCGGTGTTGCGTGCTGTCGTCTCCGCCGCCCACTGCATCGTGTCCTGCACTCCCGCGGGCAGCTCGTGCGTCCGGCCGATATAGCGGATGCGCACATTGTTGTCCATCATGCGCTTCACATTGCCCTCGAGATAACTCTTGAGCAATCGCATCAGGAAGTTCACTTCGGCGCGCGGACGGCGCAAATTGTTTTCCAGCGAGAATGCGTACAGCGTCAGCCAGGGCAGCCCGATGCGCGACGCCGTCTCTGTGACCATCTGCACGCTCTTGGCGCCCTGCTGATGACCCAGAAAGCGTTTCAGCGACCGCGAGCCCGCCCAGCGCCCATTGCCATCCATGATGATGGCCACGTGTTGGGGCAGGCGTTCCGGTTTGAG from the Occallatibacter riparius genome contains:
- a CDS encoding isoprenyl transferase, with translation MRIHELTPEERAVYDTLKPERLPQHVAIIMDGNGRWAGSRSLKRFLGHQQGAKSVQMVTETASRIGLPWLTLYAFSLENNLRRPRAEVNFLMRLLKSYLEGNVKRMMDNNVRIRYIGRTHELPAGVQDTMQWAAETTARNTGTTLTLALNYGGRSEMVDAIRGLVAEMKHKHIAPSHITEEDIHRHLYTAHMPDPDLLIRTSGEMRISNYLLWQIAYTEIFVTDRLWPDFRGIHLLEAIADFQRRERRFGGLGDNVLATDEEAEQYKIAVS